A segment of the Mycobacterium intracellulare ATCC 13950 genome:
TGGCGATCAGGCGCTGCAGGCGGTATCTGCCAGACAGCGTCACACCAACTCGCGGGCTCATGGTCCTCCCTGTAGCGCGGCCTGGATCACAGCCCGTCCGATCGGCGCGGCGAGTGCACCCCCCGTCGCGGACAGGCGGTCGGCGCCATTCTCCACCAACACCGCCACGGCGACTTTCGGGGTCTGTGCGGGCGCGAAAGCGATGTACCACGCGTGCGGCGGTGTGTGCCGCGGATCGGTGCCATGTTCTGCGGTACCCGTCTTGGATGCGATCTGCACGCCGGGAATGGCCCCTTTCTGCTGTGCGACCTTCTCGGCGCCGACCATCAGCTCTGTTAGCTTAGCGGCGACCTGCGGCGACACGGCGCGCCGCTGCTCATACGGTGCCGTGGTGCTGATCGTGGTCAGGTCCGGCCCCTTGAGGCTGTCGATCAGATACGGCTGCATCGTCACCCCGCCGTTCGCGATGGTCGCGGCGATCTCGGCGTTCTGCAGCGGCGTCATCGCGACATCCTTCTGCCCGATGCTCGACATGCCCAGGGCGGCCGCGTCCGGGATGATCCCGATGGTCGACTCCGCGACCTGAAGCGGGATGACGCTCGGGGTGCTGTCCAGGCCGAATGAGCGCGCCATGCCACGCAGCGCGTCGGATCCGGTGAGCATGCCGAGTTGGACGAACGCGGTGTTGCAGGACAGGGCGAAGGCCTGCTGCAAGGACACGGTCGGCTCGTTGCCACACGACTGTCCACCGTAGTTCTCCAGCGTCGCGGTGCTGTTCGGCAGGGGGATCGACGGCGCGGCGGTGAGCTGCTCGGTGTCGGAGGCGCCGGCCTGCAGCGCGGCCGCGGTGGTGATCACCTTGAAGGTGGAGCCGGGCGGGTAGGTCTCCGAGATGGCACGGTTGGTCATCGGGTTGTCGGGATCGTCGCGCAGCACCTGCCAGGCCTTGGCCTGCACCTCGGGATCGTGCGACGACAGCAGGTTGGGGTCGTAGGACGGCGACGACACCATCGCCAGGATCTTGCCGGTGGACGGTTCGAGGGCGACCACGGCGCCTTTGCACGGCGGACCGCCGCAGCCCTGCTGCATCCCGTCCCAGGCGGCCTGCTGGACGCGCGGCTTGATCGTGGTGTCGACGTTGGCCCCGCGCGGGTCGCGGCCGGTGAAGAAGTCGGCCAGCCGGCGCCCGAACAGCCGTTCGTCGGAGCCGTTCAACAGCGGGTCCTCGGCGCGTTCCAGGCCGGTGCTGGAATAGCGCAGCGAGTAGAACCCGGTGACCGGCGCGTACGTCGCGGGGTTGGGGTAGACCCGTAAGAAGCGGAAGCGGTTATCGGTGGCGACGGAGTACGCCAACAGCTGTCCGCCCGCCACGATCTGGCCGCGCTGGCGCGAATACTCATCGAGCAGCACGCGCTGGTTGCGCGGATCGGCGCGCAGCGAGTCGGCGGCGAAGACCTGCGTCATCGTGGCGTTGATCAACAGCAGCACGATCAACGCCATCACGGTCACCGAGATCCGGCGCAGGGAGGCGTTCATACTTTCTCGATCACCTCGGTGCCGGCCGCCGCGATCGGCGGCTCATGGCGCGCGGGGGCGCGCAGGGGACGACGGGCGCTGTGCGAGATGCGCGCCAGGATGGCCAACAGCACGTAGTTCGCCAGCAACGACGAACCGCCATAGGACATCCACGGGGTGGTCAACCCGGTCAGCGGAATGAGTTGGGTTACCCCGCCGACGACGATGAACAACTGCAGGGCCAGCGTCGACGCCAGGCCCGCCGCGAGCAGCTTGCCGAAGCTGTCCC
Coding sequences within it:
- the pbpA gene encoding D,D-transpeptidase PbpA, whose translation is MNASLRRISVTVMALIVLLLINATMTQVFAADSLRADPRNQRVLLDEYSRQRGQIVAGGQLLAYSVATDNRFRFLRVYPNPATYAPVTGFYSLRYSSTGLERAEDPLLNGSDERLFGRRLADFFTGRDPRGANVDTTIKPRVQQAAWDGMQQGCGGPPCKGAVVALEPSTGKILAMVSSPSYDPNLLSSHDPEVQAKAWQVLRDDPDNPMTNRAISETYPPGSTFKVITTAAALQAGASDTEQLTAAPSIPLPNSTATLENYGGQSCGNEPTVSLQQAFALSCNTAFVQLGMLTGSDALRGMARSFGLDSTPSVIPLQVAESTIGIIPDAAALGMSSIGQKDVAMTPLQNAEIAATIANGGVTMQPYLIDSLKGPDLTTISTTAPYEQRRAVSPQVAAKLTELMVGAEKVAQQKGAIPGVQIASKTGTAEHGTDPRHTPPHAWYIAFAPAQTPKVAVAVLVENGADRLSATGGALAAPIGRAVIQAALQGGP